In Camelina sativa cultivar DH55 chromosome 16, Cs, whole genome shotgun sequence, a single window of DNA contains:
- the LOC104751602 gene encoding agamous-like MADS-box protein AGL27 isoform X2, producing MGRRKIEIKRIENKSSRQVTFSKRRSGLIDKARQLSILCESSIAVVVVSASGKLYNSSSGEDMSQIIERYDIQHADELKALDLAEKTRNYLPHKELLEMVQSKLVEPNVDNVSVDFLISLEEQLATALSISRARKTELMIASVKSLQEKEMLLREENHVLASQKKRNVRKFLTDGEEHVYGNRG from the exons atgggaagaagaaaaatcgaGATCAAGCGGATCGAGAACAAAAGCAGTCGACAAGTCACTTTCTCCAAGCGACGCAGTGGTCTCATCGACAAAGCTCGACAGCTTTCAATTCTCTGTGAATCTTCCATCGCTGTCGTCGTCGTCTCCGCCTCTGGAAAACTCTACAACTCTTCCTCCGGTGAAGA CATGTCCCAGATCATCGAGCGCTATGACATACAACATGCTGATGAACTTAAAGCCTTA GATCTTGCGGAAAAAACTCGGAATTATCTTCCACACAAGGAGTTGCTAGAAATGGTCCAAAG CAAGCTTGTAGAACCAAATGTGGATAATGTAAGTGtagattttctaatttctctGGAGGAACAGCTCGCGACTGCTCTGTCCATAAGTAGGGCTCGGAAG ACAGAACTGATGATAGCCTCTGTGAAGTCCCTTCAAGAAAAG GAGATGTTGCTGAGAGAAGAGAACCACGTTCTGGCTAGCCAG aaaaaaagaaatgtaagaAAGTTTCTTACAGATGGGGAAGAACACGTTTATGGAAACCGAGGATGA
- the LOC104751602 gene encoding agamous-like MADS-box protein AGL27 isoform X1, which yields MGRRKIEIKRIENKSSRQVTFSKRRSGLIDKARQLSILCESSIAVVVVSASGKLYNSSSGEDMSQIIERYDIQHADELKALDLAEKTRNYLPHKELLEMVQSKLVEPNVDNVSVDFLISLEEQLATALSISRARKTELMIASVKSLQEKEMLLREENHVLASQMGKNTFMETEDDPGTSSENSSRNQTPETLPLLK from the exons atgggaagaagaaaaatcgaGATCAAGCGGATCGAGAACAAAAGCAGTCGACAAGTCACTTTCTCCAAGCGACGCAGTGGTCTCATCGACAAAGCTCGACAGCTTTCAATTCTCTGTGAATCTTCCATCGCTGTCGTCGTCGTCTCCGCCTCTGGAAAACTCTACAACTCTTCCTCCGGTGAAGA CATGTCCCAGATCATCGAGCGCTATGACATACAACATGCTGATGAACTTAAAGCCTTA GATCTTGCGGAAAAAACTCGGAATTATCTTCCACACAAGGAGTTGCTAGAAATGGTCCAAAG CAAGCTTGTAGAACCAAATGTGGATAATGTAAGTGtagattttctaatttctctGGAGGAACAGCTCGCGACTGCTCTGTCCATAAGTAGGGCTCGGAAG ACAGAACTGATGATAGCCTCTGTGAAGTCCCTTCAAGAAAAG GAGATGTTGCTGAGAGAAGAGAACCACGTTCTGGCTAGCCAG ATGGGGAAGAACACGTTTATGGAAACCGAGGATGATCCAGGAACGTCATCGGAAAATAGCTCCAGAAACCAAACACCGGAGACTCTCCCGCTGCTCAAGTAA
- the LOC104751602 gene encoding agamous-like MADS-box protein AGL27 isoform X3: MGRRKIEIKRIENKSSRQVTFSKRRSGLIDKARQLSILCESSIAVVVVSASGKLYNSSSGEDMSQIIERYDIQHADELKALDLAEKTRNYLPHKELLEMVQSKLVEPNVDNVSVDFLISLEEQLATALSISRARKN, translated from the exons atgggaagaagaaaaatcgaGATCAAGCGGATCGAGAACAAAAGCAGTCGACAAGTCACTTTCTCCAAGCGACGCAGTGGTCTCATCGACAAAGCTCGACAGCTTTCAATTCTCTGTGAATCTTCCATCGCTGTCGTCGTCGTCTCCGCCTCTGGAAAACTCTACAACTCTTCCTCCGGTGAAGA CATGTCCCAGATCATCGAGCGCTATGACATACAACATGCTGATGAACTTAAAGCCTTA GATCTTGCGGAAAAAACTCGGAATTATCTTCCACACAAGGAGTTGCTAGAAATGGTCCAAAG CAAGCTTGTAGAACCAAATGTGGATAATGTAAGTGtagattttctaatttctctGGAGGAACAGCTCGCGACTGCTCTGTCCATAAGTAGGGCTCGGAAG AACTGA